From the Phycisphaerales bacterium genome, the window CCGCGAGGTGGACGCCTCGGGCAATGTCACCGGCGTCTTCCACATCAAACAGTCGATCAAGCAACTCACCGGCAAGACGCCGGCGCAGATCGGCATCACCATGCCGCCGGACCGCGGCGCTGCGAAAGCGCGGACGAGTGCGACGACGACGACCTCTGGCAAAGACGGCAAGGCCGACGCCAAGCCGCGAAAGAAGCGCGAGGGCCTCAGCGGCCTCGACGCCGCCGCCCAGGTGCTGGCGCGAGCCAAGGAGCCGCTCGACGCCAAGACCATCGCCGAGCGCGCCATCGCGGCGGGCTGGAAGACCAACGGCGCCACGCCGCACGCCACGCTCTACGCGGCGATGATCCGCGAGATCGCCGCCAAGGGCAAGGACGCACGCTTCCGCAAAGTCGAGAAAGGTCGCTTCACCGCGATCGGGAAAGGAGCGTGAACGATGGACCGCGAAGTCCAACGACTCCTCGCCCATGCCGACCAGACCCGCGCGACCATGCGCGACACGCTGGCCGCCATGCCAGCCGTCGACAAGGCCGCGTTGATCCGCACCTGCGCTGCGGGCGAACTCGCCAACCTCGACGAACGCACCGCGCTGCTCGTCGGCCTGCTCGCGGTCGTCGCGATCTTCGACCTGGGCGAAGCACGAGAGGAGGTGGAACCATGACCACCCCACCCGATGACAACCTCGTTGCGATCGAGGACGCCTGTTCGCGTTGCGGCGAGCGCCACATCGACCTGCTTGTCTGGATCGAAGACGGGCAGCGCGTCCGCTGCGCCACCTGCCTGAACATCTACACGCCGCCGGCGCGGCGACTGGAAGGAGGCGATGCCCATGCCGCGCCAACTCAATGAGACCTTCATCGTGGACGGCCCGAGCGGCGCGCTGCTCCGCCGCGTCGTCCCCAAGCGCGGCACCCCCTACGAACATGCCTGCACCAAGCAGGTCTACGACGATGTCGCCTACGCGATCGAGCAGATGGGCAACGCGTCCTTCACGATGGAGGACGTCCGGTTCAAGGCAGGCGGCGGCGACGAGGCGAACATGCCGCCGTGGTCCCAGGTCGCCGTCGCCATCGCCTTCCTCAAAGAGCGGTCGTGCATCGTGCCCGCCCGCAATCGCAAGCACGTCGCCGCGAGCGACTTCGTCTACGAGGATGCACTGATCGAGTACCACGCCCTCCGCGAGAAGGGACCAGAGGACGCGGCGGCCCCAAGCGAGTAGCCCGCCAACCCGCCTCAACCATTCACAGCCGCAGCGCCCGCCGTTGCGGCTGTGTCTGCGGGAACGCCCCGCCCTCCGGCGGCCAGTACAATGAACATCATGCTCAGGTGGGCCCGTCGCATCGCCATTTTCCTGCTGCTTGGCGCAATCGTGAATGTCGCGGTTGCGTGGGGAATCGTCGTTCACTACATTCCAATGGGTCGCAACCTTGAGCCAATTTACCGAAACCCGTACGACGAGCGGTTCGTCACCTTCGTGTCGACACGATTCGCGTACGAGGTCGTGGAGAACAGCGCTCTCGACTCCGCGACGGCTGATCAATCTGCGTTCTTCACCAAACCCTTCCGCAATCACGTTTGGTGGCCCGCAACCCATGACGGCAAACGCAACGCATATCAATGCCGGGCGGGCTGGCCCATGATGGCAGTGACCGCCTGGCAAACTGCGGACTTGGTCTGGGATCAACGATGGATATTCCAGCGTGAAGGGGTCACGGAACTCCATTGGGGCCTCGAATGGAAGAGCGCGCCTCCTACTGGAATCGAGCCAGTTGTACTGCCGTTCTGTCCGATCTGGCCCGAGTTCCTCTTCAACAGCGTCGCCTATGCGACGCCCTTTGCTGTTCTCTTCCTCGCGATCGGTGCGACACGCCGATTCATCCGTCGTTTCCGAAACCAATGTTCCACCTGCGGCTACCCGCGCGGCACCTCGCCCGTCTGCACCGAATGCGGCGAGCCGCTGCCTGGCGTTGCGGCGAAGTGATGCGAGTTGCCGCACCCCCGATCTCACCGCACCTTCTCCTCGCGCGGCTTCATGGGAATCGGCGACTCACCGGTGCGCTCCAGCACGGCGACCCTCCCGGAAAAGCGCTGATACCGATCCACGATGACATCGCAGTACGCCGGGTCGATCTCCATGAGGAACGCGCGGCGCTGCGTCTGCTCGGCAGCGATCAGACTTGACCCCGATCCCCCAAAGAGATCAAGGCAGTTATCGCCGACGCGCGATGAATACTGCATGGCGCGGACCGCCAACTCGACCGGTTTCTCGGTCAAGTGCACCATCGACGCCGGGTTCACCTTCTTGACGTGCCAGAGGTCCGGCACGTTGTTCGGGCCGTAGAAGCGGTGCGCTGCGCCCTCGCGCCAACCGTAGAACGCGATCTCGAACGCGCCCATGAAGTCCTTACGCGTCAGCACGGGATGCTGCTTGTCCCAGACAATGCCCTGGCTGAAGTACAGGCCGTTCTTCTTAAGGTGCGGTGGGTAGTTGCCGAGGTTCGCGTAGCCGCCCCAGCAATAGAAGCCGCCGCCGGGGATGAGCACGCGCGCCATGTTGCCAAACCACGCGTCGAGCAGCGCATCGAACGCTTCGTCGGTGACGAAGTCGTTCTCAAGCGGCCGGTCCTTGGCGCGCATCTTGCGCGTGGTACGGCGCTTCTCGCCCTGCCGCGCCACGTCGAACGACTGGTGATGGGTGCGCTTCTTCTTCGAGGCGCTGAACGACGAGTTGCCCGCCGCGATCGCGTTGTTGGAGCGAGGCTCGACTTTCACGTTGTACGGCGGGTCCGTGTTCACAAGGTGAATCGGCTGGCCGTCGAGCAGCCGATCGACATCGGCGGCGCTGGCGCTGTCGCCGCAGAGCAACCTGTGCTCGCCGAGGATCCACAGGTCGCCGCGCTTGGTGACCGGCTCATCGGGCGGCTCGGGGATCGCATCGGGATCGGTCAAGCCCTCCTGCACGCCCGGGTCGAAGATCTTCGCCAGGTCGTCGGCGCTGAAGCCAAGACTCGACCAGTCGATGCCGGC encodes:
- a CDS encoding ParB N-terminal domain-containing protein, with the translated sequence MNAFKVELRPLAQIKPYERNPRLNDDAVEAVMNSITTFGWRQPIVVDGDGVIICGHTRWKAAQKLGLEKVPVHVATDLTPEQVRAYRIADNKSGELAEWNMELLPLEMGELQGAGIDWSSLGFSADDLAKIFDPGVQEGLTDPDAIPEPPDEPVTKRGDLWILGEHRLLCGDSASAADVDRLLDGQPIHLVNTDPPYNVKVEPRSNNAIAAGNSSFSASKKKRTHHQSFDVARQGEKRRTTRKMRAKDRPLENDFVTDEAFDALLDAWFGNMARVLIPGGGFYCWGGYANLGNYPPHLKKNGLYFSQGIVWDKQHPVLTRKDFMGAFEIAFYGWREGAAHRFYGPNNVPDLWHVKKVNPASMVHLTEKPVELAVRAMQYSSRVGDNCLDLFGGSGSSLIAAEQTQRRAFLMEIDPAYCDVIVDRYQRFSGRVAVLERTGESPIPMKPREEKVR